Below is a genomic region from Neomonachus schauinslandi chromosome 2, ASM220157v2, whole genome shotgun sequence.
CAGGGCATGGGACTGTTGGGGTCCCTGCAGGACAGGTCCCCAGACTGAGGAAGGGTTTGAGATTTCCTAGAGGAAGACCTGAAGGAGGGTCAGAGCCAGTGTGAGCAGTGGACacggggtggggcggggacaATACTCCGGCCAGAGGGAACAGTCTGTACAAAGACCTGAGGTTAAGAGGAAGAATGTCCAAAACATTAGAGTAGGGGGTGGGTGACCTTGCAAGTAAGTGAGCTCCCCATTCCTGGAGGTATCCAAGTGAAGGCTGATGTCCAAGGAGATAGACAGGCCCTGCATCTGTgctgagcaggaggagggggagccaCCCCAGTGAGCGTGACTGAGGAGGATCCCTGCAGGGGGACGAGGGAGGTTGGGGGCGTGGGCGACCAAGCTGTGCGACCCATCAGAGTCAAGCCCCCACCAAACAGACTCCTGGCAGGTCCACACCGGAGGGGGTGCGAGAAGAGGATCCCCGGGGTCCCCAGGAACCTCGCAGGGCGTGGTCTGCGTGTGGCCTACAGAAGTAGGACGTGTGTGGCCTGGGGGTGTCCTCACCCCCGACCCGGTGGAGAGATTCCCAAGTGTCCAACCAAATCCTCCTTCTAGGCAGAGCTGCAGCTGGTCGAGGGGCTCACCCCGGCCCTCCAGCGTCTCCCCACTGTGCCCACGTCACTGCCGTGGGCCACGGAGGTCAGGGACCGGGGCGCCTCTGCGTCCATGCCCCCAGGCCCAGCCGGGGCCAACCCGGAGCCAGTGCCCAGGACACGCGTGTGGAATGAAGGCGACAGGGACCCAGAAGCTCGTCCTAACTCGCCTGTGGCCTTGGTGGCTGGCTCTTCTAGTGGAGGCTCGGCTTCCTCAGCTTTGTAAGCAGATGCTACCCCTTTCCTTCCAGGGTAGACATGAGGACTGAGTGAGAAATGCACGGGAAGTCTAGAGCCCTCGGGGCCCCAGTTTCTCACCTGTGAAAGGAGTGACAGGATCCAGCGTGGTCCAGGGCATGCCGTGGCATCCCAGGATCGcagagctggggcctggcccagaTCCCAGGCAGCAGGGCCAGGGCTGAGCCCCACAGCCCAGAGCTAGGCGCCACCCCAGCGGCCATGCCCAGGGTGGCTGAGCCTCTCCACCAGCTGTTTCCCACATTAGCCGCCCCTCCCAGGAGGGCCTCCAGCGCTGGAAGGGTGGCAAAGAGACGGCCCCGAAGTTTCCAGGCATACATATCCTGGCTGCAGGTGGCCAGCAGCGAGGGTATGGGGCCGTGCTGGAGGCCAACGGCTTTGCAACCATGCCCCCTGGTGACCTCTGGGCTGGCCGCCCTCAGGCTCTGGCAGGCTTGGCCGGGCTGGCCCTGTGTGGCAGGCAGGGTAGCAGGCGATGCTGTAGGGCTGGGCCTGGCCAGAGGTGGACGGGCTCAAATGGCTCCAAACCAGAAACCTTCTCCTTACCCCCGTGCCTTCCCCCACTGTCCGAAGACAAACTTGCACCCATTGACCCTGAGATGGGTTGCCAGCCCCATGGGAAATCTTTCTGTTCCTGTGTTTTACGAAGGAGGAGGCTCTGAGGTCTCCTTTTGACTCTTGCTggaggaagggtggggtgggagagcagTGGGCATCCCGAGCAGGTGGCCCTGAGTTTCAAGTGCTTCAGTGGGAAAACCAGGCGAAGGGTGTGGTGTGGTCTGAAGGCTATGGGGTCACTGGACGAATGGAGGCAGCCCAGGTAGGCGGGGGCCCCAGGCTGCCTGCAGGACCACTCTGAGACCCCCCTTGCTCCATCTCGAGGGGTTCTTCACGCAGGGTGGGGCTCTCTCCCTCCCAGAGGTCTTGGCAGCAGGAGCCCAGGCTGCACAGGGCAAGACTCCAAAGGCCTCCAGGGCCGCCAGACCGAAGGATCCAAATAGCCCCTGCCGTGCCGGCCACAGCCTTTGGCTGCCATCCCACAGCCTTCAGGACAGACCTGGCTGACACAGCCTGCCATTGAGCTTTTCTCACGCCTATCCCTGTCCCAGTCCACAGCCTCGAGCTTCCTGCCAACCTGTCCGCACTATCCAATTATCTCGTACTTGCCCCTTCTTGGCCTGACTCTTGTCGTCCTGACTCTGGGGAGACCCAGGTTGGGTCAGGAGCCACCTGGGGGGCCCCGGAGCCCTGGGCCTCCCTCTGCCACAGCCTCTGTCCCGCCGGGGTCACGTCCAGCTTCTGGCTTCTCCTGTCTCTGTCCTGCATGCATGGATGCCGGGCCCCCGGTGCTTTGGAGACTCTCTGTGCTTCACTAAGGAACAGACTGGAAGGTCTTGTTGACGACGATGAGTGTGGTGTCGGAGGCAAGCCCATACGGTCACCGCCTTAGCACCTGCCACCCCTCTGCAAGCCTGAGGAATTTTCAcccatcttttcctctctctgctcccttcgTCCCGCTCCTGGACAGGTTGGCGGGAAGCTCAGGGTTCTACAAGACCAAGATGCTCCAAAGCGGACTAACCAGTCAGTCGTGGGGGGCGGAGCTTGAGGTGGGAAAAGCACAGCACTGCTCAGAGTTTTGACTGAGGATTTCAACTGGATCTTTCCTCCTGAGCTGTTTCCTGATTTTCACACACTCATGCTCCTACAGAAAATGCGGAAGTTATCGGAAAGGGcgaagaaacagaagaaaccgCAAGCGCTCATAATCCCGCTGCCCGCAGCTGACCGCCATGGTGGTCTGGCGCGTGGCATGCAGCCTTTTCCAGACATCGCTTAGAGCCGAGATCGCCACGTGATTCCCGTGGTTTCCACTGAACAACACACCCTAGGCGGAATCCCGCAGATGCCTGTGAGTGGCTGCATCCCGCTCTGCTGTGGGGATACAGTAATGATTTACCAGCTTCCTGCTGTCCGCTGACTCgtccacttctctctctttcccgcCTTCCTCTCCCTGCATGTGTGTGAGCCAATACTTTTGCTGACATTTCTCATTATTCCTTTGGGATGCTTGCCTGGAAAGCAGATGACTGGAGGCAGCATCCTGGTGGATCTGAGTACACATTTGCTGTGTACACACCCCCGAGCCTCCGGTCTCAGATCTCGCTGGCTGGGCTGCCCCCCTCTCCCTGAGTTTGAGAACCTGTGATCTCATCAATAGAATACCAGTTACTATCCTTACCTTTGAATCTCATCCCTGGTGAAAAATTTAAACCCTCTGCAGGGTGGCATGCAGGGTCTgatccatttatcttccaatctTAGgggggaaaatattaaaatgttaaatattttcagcACGTTAAAAAAGTACCCCAAAAATAAGGGTGTGGCCCCCACTAGGGCCCTCCTGCTCGTTCTTGCTGGGATGCGCATTTCCATGACAAAGCTCAGCACTGGTTCCGGAAGGTCCCGCCCCTGCTCAGTAACATTGAATGCTGCCACATTGCCCCCAAATTCTTCATTGGCCTCTGGATGCCCACTGGAAGCCCTTCCGAATCCTGCCCCAGCCACGTGTGCTGGCTCCTTCTGCCGCTGTGACCACGGGTGCCCACACCTACATGCCTGGAATACCTGCTCCGCACGGCCCCCTCGGGCTTCCTGGATCCGTCAGCCTGGAGACCAAGGCCTCTTCCTCTGCACGCTCGCCGAGACTGCTGTTCCAGCCCCAATCCAGTCCTGGGCTTGCATGAGGCTGCTTCTGCTGCTGAGTCAGAGCCAAGTGCTCTGTACCGTCTCCTCGTCGGAGAAATTGGGGCAGGAATACTCATCCCCGGGGGGCTGTGGTGGGAAATAAATACGGTTAAATGAGATAAGCTCAATCATGAAATAtgcttaaaattaagtaaaattcaaTACACTCAGTTAAtacttgttcttttctctccttacacatatttttcccctccctgagTGCACATAACAAACTTCCAGTGCAAGTTTGTGGAAATGAGTTGGTTCACGAGTGACAGTATTTCATTATAATAGATACAATTCATTTGTCTTAAAAAATCAGATCATTGGGGAACCTacctggctcagtgggttgagcatccacctcttgatttcggctaggccatgatctcagggttgtgggatcgagccctgagtcaggctccctgctcagtggggagtctgcttgtctccctcgccctctccctctgcccccactcactctctctctctcaaataaataagtaaaatcttaaaaaaaaataagatcattaTTTCTTATAGGAGGTCAGTGCGCTTGTGTTTCAGATCTTATGTTGTCCGATCTTCTCTCTGCTCATCAAAGTGTGAGCATCAAAGCTTGTTAGTCTCTGCAGTCTGTGTCCTGTTTGGCACAGTCCCCTATGCATGCCGGGCACCAGAACTGTTTGTGGGTGAACAGATGGCCTGTCTTTACATAACGCTGACCGGCAAAGCTTTCCTGCGCTCACGTCTTGGAATGATGCTCTTGTCCCTGCAAGCGACCTGCCTGGAATCTGTCTCCGTGGAGACGTTCAGAGGGTTCAGGAGCTGCTGTCACTGGCTGGATCAAAGTCTCCCCATGAAGCATCTAATGCTTCCACTGATCCGCTGATCCACAGATGGCCACTCAGGAGCCTTGGTGGGACTGGGGGAGCCCCTGCGGCCATGCTGTCCCGGCCACCTTCACTGTGTCTGCCGACCCCTGGAGTCGTAGAGCTGCCTACTCTTCTCTGGAAAGTCAGGAGGGACGGCTTTGACATTACGGTTCTGGTTTCAGACAAGGTCTGATCTGATGAGAATTTCTCTTGGATCTGAAAGCATTTagtgggagggagagtgagagaggaagccGCTGCATTTAGAGGATGGAGACTGGTCTTGGCCTCTCTGTAGGAGGCCATGTGGAGGGCTGACAGGACATTGGGTGGGAGCCAGAAGGACCGAGTTTGATTCCCAGAGCCCCTGGTTtctagttctgtgaccttggaagAGATACTTGACTTATCTGAGTTGCCCTGTCCCCAACTATAAAATGGAGTCATGATAAAGGCAGACATCTCTCTGACTACTcactgtgtgccgggcactgtttGAAGCTCTCTATGTATATTTATTAGTTTAATCCTAATTGCAACCACGTGAGGCAGGTGCAATTGATAGTTATTAATATCCCTGTTACACATAGTAGAAAAGGAGACCCaagaggtgacttgcccaaggccacgtGGCTGGGGTGATGGGACCAGTGCAGGTTGTCTCCTCATTCCCCCAGCCACCTGCATTCTCTTCAGTCCTTTTAGCACTGGCACCAGGGAGACCCCCATGAAGGCGAGCCGCCTCCCCACTAGCCATCCTCTGTCCCCGGGAGAGGGCTAGGCTTGCAGGACCTCTGGGTGAGAGCAGGTGAGTGGGGCCGGGGAAAGATGGGGTGAGGGTCTGCCTTCTGGCTCCTTTTATGTAGGGGCAGCCAAAAAGAGAAAGTGCCAAAAAAAGCTTCCTGGAATCTGGCAGCTTCCAATTGCCCTCCCTCCATTCTTGTCCTGACAACTGTTCACTGAAGGGATTGGAAGATTCCTACAGGTTCAGGAGCccggggggcaggagaggaggagagagggacagaccCCCTTTCCCAGGGGCTCCAAGAGCCACCTGGAGAGGCAGAGCTCAGCTCCAAAGGGAGTTCCATATTACACCAAGCAGGGAACCATGCCTCTTagcctctccctctttccttctctcttcctctttgcttttctctcccttaccccttcttcttcctttcctctttacttttccttcttcatctccttccttccctcatttctCCTCTCATTTCCACTTCTTGCTGCCCTTCTTGGTTCAACAAACATAGATCCACTCCCTGGCCCTGAGCTGGGGCTGGGAAGAGGACTGgcatccaggcgccccgatgctTTCTTCCTCTAGCTCCCTCTGCCCATCCAGCACAGCTCCCTGCCCCTCAGTCTCCTGGTTCCCTGCTTCCACTCGCCCCCATACCGCTGGGTCACTCCAGTTTGGTGCCAGCGCAGGAGAGGGGGTGGTGCTCAGAAAGGGTCAACACAACCGGGGAGAAGCAGATAGCTTTTTAGCATCCGACGGCCTGTGACTCACCGCCAGGAGGCTCTGGAGTAGGAGGTGTGACCATTGTAAGGACCGTCCTGGTCTGGGGCAGAACGGCATGGAGCTCCTTCCAGCTGCTGCATgtggagggaagaaaagacaagGCGACTGCAGAGACCACCGTGACTCCAGCTCCCCTCACCCTCCCGCCTAGATTCAGCCGCGCCAGTGCCGCAAACGCCttggcgcggggcgcggggcccGCGAGCGCGTTCAGCACCCTGGACAGCGCCGCAGGAGGTGACCCGTGCGGCCGCGTTGCGCTCCGCCCGCCCGCGACCGCTCCCAGTTCCGCAGCGCAGCGCGCTTGGCCAGCCACCGGGGACCCAGAGCTTGCCACCGCTTTCCGCGCGCCGCTCCGAGCCGTGACGTCGGCTCTGGCTCTCCGGGACTCCAAGAGCGCGCCCGTCCGCCGCGCCACTTTCCCCGCCTGCGGCCGGAGCGGAACCATGAGCGCGGGACGCTGCCGCCGCTGTTTCGCGGGGCGCATGGCCAGCCGCTAGCGCCATGGGCCCGGGAGAGGCGCTGCTGGCCGTGTCGCTGCTGTCCAGAGCGCTGGTGCTGCTCTGCGGCGCCTAGACAGCCGAGCCGCGCGCGCGCGCCTTGCGCGCTTTCCCGGTGAACCTGTCCCTGGGCTGCCCGCTGCCGGCGGCGCTAGACATGCCCTTCATGTTGCTCGGGCAAGCTGCGCGGGCGGCCGCCATCTGGGCCCAGCGTGTACCAGGCCGCAGGCTTCCTGGACACCTTCCTGGAGTCCAACTCTGTACTTAGCAGGGCGGCGCTGAATGCAGACCGGTGGCTGGTGGTGGGTTTCCCACTCCACCATGTTTGCCCGGATGGCCTAGGTGTGGGGACAGTCATTGGTCTTCAGCGCTCTCCTGCTCATGGCTCCTCTACAGGGGAGCCTACGGGTCCTGCTTGCTTCCCCTGCCGGCGCCCTGCCGAGCTCCACGCTGCTGGCTTTGCACTGCTCTTCCCTGTGCTCGGCCTCCCCTGGCTCAAGATGCTGTGGGTGGCCCAGAGCCATTGCCGGCACTTTGATGTCGACACCATGCAGGGGCTTGTGCTGCTCATGCACCTGCATCCCAGGTAGTCGGCCGCGAGTCCCCACCCAGCCCAGAAGGCTGCACCCACTCCTGCGCTCCCCACTGGCGGCTGGTTCCTGAGCCAGCCGCAGGCACCAGCACCTGCCCCAGGGGTTCCCTCGCTGTGTGGCTTCCCCTGCACGCAGCTCCCAGGTTTCTGCATCTGCTTGTTTGTACTCTCAGTGAGTCCACACACTGGAAGGGCCAGGTGCTTCTTAGTGTCTGCGTTTGCCTGTGGAGTATGTGCCCACAGTGAGCTTTTGCACAAGCTGTGAGGTCTGAGCCACAGGAGAACGGTGGCCCCCCCCCAACCGTGGGAAGAGTCCGTCACTCCTCTTCCCGGCAGGTGGTGTGGATCTGAACACTCCTTCCAGTTTCTGCCCTGCTCCCCCAGTGCCCTTGCCTGATCTGAGGTCTCAGGTCTTGGGGAGGGTCTGCCGGGTTCTGTCTGCTCCCGACTTGGCATGCATTTGCCCACGGAATCTCTAGCTGGTGTCCCTGCTACCCGttgcccctcctcccaactcccctcccccaatatctgcctctgccccgcccccaggagCTCATCCCCACCCCTCACGTGCCCCGACTTGTGTCCTCTGTTCTGTCCCCCCAACGCTGCCTCAGTGAGCAGAAGCACCATGGCTGGTGGCTGCCAGGCAGATCGGCATCTTCATCGGGTCCTTCATCATCTGCTTAGCCACATACATTGTGACCAGGTGGGCCTGGCCCTCAGACCCCTGTCCTGGGAGCTGCTGAGATATGGGCTTGGCCTCAGCCAGGTAGGCAGGCAGGCCTCTGAGGTCTCCCTGCTGGGGACCTGGAGGGAAGTCCTTCCTCGACACCTGAGGCAGCTGGGGCCTCATCCCACCTCTTGTCAAAGGCCCTGGGACAGACGCAGCACCAGCCCCACACCCTTGCTATAAATGAGAAAGCTGTCCCTGTCCGGGGAGACAGGCTGGGCCAGGCAGGCACGGGGTCTGTCTGAGCTGGCATCTGACTCTTTCCAATCTTAGGAAGCCTTTAAAACCAGTTAGGTGGTCTGGGATCAACCCCGGCGTCAGACTCAGCATCCCCTGGGCATGGATTCGGGGATCCTGCGGCCAGTCCCGGCCAAGGCCACTGTCACACTCACCCAGagctcttcctcccctccctttccctggagACCCTGGCCTGGAGCTGGTAGGAGACTGGGGGAGACCGCATGTAAGGGGCCCAGTGGCTGTCACGGTCACAGTCCTGTGGTGAGAGCAGCTGGCTCTGTATTCCTGACGCCGGGATTCCTGGGATTCTCATTCCGTGGCCAGGCCCCTGCTGGGGTCAGCCTCCCTGGGTGGTCCCCACATCCCATCTTGGGCCAAGGCAGAAGGACACCCTGAGGGAAGTGGCTCCTGGAAGGAGCTGATGGTTCTCAGTCTCTGGCCCAGGCTGCCTACCCAAGGGCCAGAGGGGGCACTGGGCAGGGTGCCAGACTCCTGGGTTTGTTCCAGCAAGCAtctcctggaggctctaggaTGCACTGGGAGGTCGACTTGTCTGTTCAGGCTGTCTACCTCCTCGGGTCATTTGGTTTGTTAAGTGTGATAGGGAGGGCACCCATGGTTCCTACGGGTTGGGGGAGGCTTCTGGAGCATCTGTGCCAAATGAAGTGGGCTCTGTCCACCCTGTCAAGCTCCTTTGGAATCAATGCTCAGGATGTGAGTCACATGGCTCTTGGCCACCCACCTATCTGGCCCCGGGACAGGGTGGATTTCTCATGGATCACAGGCATCATCGTGCTTCTTCACACGAAACCTGGCCGGTGTCTCATGTTCTTAAACTTCATGTGTGCAGTCATGGACAGGGCCAACCGTGGCGTTGTCCCATGAACCAGCAATCTCATCTGGTATGGTGTctgtatacacatgtgtgtacacagatgtgagtgtgtgtgtgtgtgtgtgtgtgcaggggtgggTGCTGGAGTTTCAAGAGCTCCCTCATGTGACCCAGCTTCAGTATTTGCTTTTGAAATTGTAAATGAATAGCGAGGGAGCCTGGGTTACTCAACCACAGTATGTTGATCGCTAGCTTTTACTTTTATGTCATTTAGGTGTGCAAGGACCCGTGTGTGTATATGAGagcgtgcatgtgcacacgcatgcacacacgtgtgtggcAGGAGAGCAGAGCCTTAGTGCATACATCGGCAGCCCAGTTTCCACTGTGTGCACTCGGTGACACAGACTGCTCACGCTCTCTTCTCTGTGACGCATGTCACCAAACCCTTTGTGGGAACTGTGGATAAGATAAAATAGAGCCTCTTATGATTGTCATGAGTGCTCATGAGGCGGTGCATCTCCTTCGCTCACTCACCATTTGCTGAGCGCCTCCTGCGTGCTGGGCTTTGTGCTGGGTTCCAGGTGAGTCCTGCCTCGCTGGACTCTTCGTCCTGATGGCAGAAGATGCAGGTCAACAGGGGCAGGCAGGTGTCTCCAGTGAGGGAGGGGTATTGAAGGATTGAATTTGGGAGCAGCACCCTGGCTCTGTTCATctgcacccccatccccaccccagactGCACACTCCTGGAGGTGAGTGTGCTGCACACCTGGGACCTTAATCCACCCTGGCATGTGAATCAATAAAACCCCAGGGCGATACCcaagaaacagaaagggaaaatcACCGTGTCCCCAGCTCCTTTACCTTCTTCATC
It encodes:
- the GPR78 gene encoding LOW QUALITY PROTEIN: G-protein coupled receptor 78 (The sequence of the model RefSeq protein was modified relative to this genomic sequence to represent the inferred CDS: deleted 1 base in 1 codon; substituted 1 base at 1 genomic stop codon), with translation MGPGEALLAVSLLSRALVLLCGAXTAEPRARALRAFPVNLSLGCPLPAALDMPFMLLGKLRGRPPSGPSVYQAAGFLDTFLESNSVLSRAALNADRWLVVGFPLHHVCPDGLGVGTVIGLQRSPAHGSSTGEPTGPACFPCRRPAELHAAGFALLFPVLGLPWLKMLWVAQSHCRHFDVDTMQGLVLLMHLHPRQIGIFIGSFIICLATYIVTRLVKCVSFVTVSPPWGILSKYLSYGWAVADPCVAFPQVLAGIPIGC